In the Alligator mississippiensis isolate rAllMis1 chromosome 7, rAllMis1, whole genome shotgun sequence genome, one interval contains:
- the OTOS gene encoding otospiralin, whose product MKFIFIGLVFFCMLMNMLTDARPIQDEDDPYQVPASMPYWPFWSNDFWSYVEYFRTLGAYNRINEMARTFFAHYPIGNGLGYHVPAYEH is encoded by the exons ATGAAGTTTATCTTTATTGGCTTAGTTTTCTTCTGCATGCTGATGAACATGTTAACAG aTGCTCGGCCGATTCAAGATGAAGATG ATCCCTATCAAGTACCTGCCTCCATGCCCTACTGGCCTTTCTGGTCTAATGATTTCTGGTCATATGTGGAGTATTTCCGGACCCTGGGAGCATACAACAGAATCAATGAAATGGCCAGAACCTTCTTTGCTCACTACCCTATTGGAAATGGCCTTGGTTACCATGTTCCAGCTTATGAACACTAG